The following is a genomic window from Acidobacteriota bacterium.
GCGTGTCGGTCGCGAGATACACGGTGCCCATGCCGCCCTCGCCGAGCACGCGCCGGATTTCGTAGTGGCTGATGTGCGTGGGCGTCTCGGACATGGGTACGCGTCGGCTGGTGTAGAGGGCTGGCCGTCATAATAGGCCGGGGCCGTGCCGGCCCCATCACGGGAGAGTCGAAATGCAGTCGATCCTGCGTGCCCGGCGTGTGCTGTGTGCCGCGATGGTGACCCTGGCGGTGACCGGTGGCGGGGCCGCGATGGCCCAGGACCAGGCGTCGTTCGAGAAGCGCCTCACGGTCCACAGACTCGCCAACGGGTACACGTTCCTGATCCTCGAGCGCCCTGGTGCGCCGGTGTTCTCGTTCGCCACGCGGGTGGACGTCGGATCCGCGCAGGAAGTGCCCGGGATCACGGGGCTCGCGCACATGTTCGAGCACATGGCGTTCAAGGGCACGCCGCGGCTCGGCACCACCGATTACGCCAGAGAGAAGGTGGCGCTCGCGGAGCTCGAGACGGCCTACCAGGCCTACGAACGTGCGCGGGGGGCGGTCAAGCCCGATACCGGCGAAGTGGAGCGTCTCCTGAAGGTGTTCAAGGAGAAGGAGGAGGCGGCGCAGGCCTTCGTCGTGCCCAACGCGTTCGACGATGCCGTCTCGCGGGAAGGCGGCGTGGGCCTCAATGCCGGCACGAGTGCCGAGGCCACGACGTACTACTACTCGCTGCCCGTCAACAAGTTCGAACTGTTCGCCTATCTCGAATCCGAGCGCTTCCTGCACCCGGTGTTCCGCGAGTTCTACAAGGAACGCGACGTGGTCATGGAGGAGCGCCGGCAGCGGACCGACAGTCAGCCCATCGGACGTCTCGTCGAGCGGCTGCTGGGGACGGCGTTCATCGCGCATCCCTACAAGCAGCCGACAGTCGGGTACATGAGCGATCTGCAGCGCTTCACGATGACCGACGCCGAGGCCTTTGCCAGGCAGTACTACGTGCCGGCGAACATGGTCACGGCGATCGTCGGCAACGTGAAGGCGGCCGAGATCATCCCGACATTGGAGCGCTACTTCGGCCGGTTGCCGAAGGGCGATCCGCCCGCGCCGCTGCGGACCATCGAACCGCCGCAGACGGCGGAGATCGTGATCACGCTGCGCGAGCAGGCGCAGCCGATGTACCTGGAGGGCTATCACCGGCCGTCGGCGCTGCATCCGGACGACGCGGTGTATGACGCGATTGCGGAGATCCTGGGCCGCGGCAGGACGTCGCGGCTGTACACCTCGCTCGTCGAGAAGCAGAAGGTCGCCGTGCAGGCGCAGGTGGGCAGCGGGTTGCCCGGGGTGAAGTATCCGCACCTGTTCATCGCGTTCGCGGTACCCGCGCGCGGCGTGTCCAACGACACGGTGGCCGAAGCGCTGCACGCCGAGCTCGCGCGCATGGTCGACCAGGACGTGACCGACGAGGAGCTCGCCCGTTTCAAGACACGGGCGAAGGCCGACCTGATTCGCTCCCTCGCGAGCAACAGCGGATTGGCCGACCAGCTGGTCACCTATCAGACGCTGACAGGCGACTGGCGCGACATCTTCGGCTACATCGAGCGCACGGACGCCGTGACCAAGGCCGACATCCGGCGCGTGGCCGGCGACGTGTTCAAGGCGCCCAACAGGACGGTGGCCCGGTTGGAGAACGAGGCGGCGCCTGCCGCAGGAGGCACGCGATGATCCGCTCGCGCATCATGACGGCGCTCGTGGCGCTGATGGCCGGTGCGGGACTGCCGCTCGCCGCCGACGCGCAGGTCGCCACCGTCGATGAACTGCAGTACCCGCCGCTGCCGGCCTTCTCGCTGCCTCGTCCCACGCGAACCGTGTTGCCGAACGGTCTGGTGGTGCTCGTGATGGAGGATCACGAGCTGCCGCTCGTCAGCGTGAGTGCGCGCATCCGCACGGGATCGCTGCTGGAGTCTGCCGACACGTTCGGCGTTGCGAGTCTCACGGGCTCGCAGATGCGCGCCGGTGGTACGCAGGCACTTGCACCGGACGCGCTCGATCGCTTTCTCGAAGGGCGTGCGGCATCGATCGAGACAGGCATCGGTGACGACTCGGGAACGGCAGGCATGAGCGTGTTGAAGCAGGACTTCGACGAGGTCCTGCAGGTGTTCTCCGACGTGC
Proteins encoded in this region:
- a CDS encoding insulinase family protein → MQSILRARRVLCAAMVTLAVTGGGAAMAQDQASFEKRLTVHRLANGYTFLILERPGAPVFSFATRVDVGSAQEVPGITGLAHMFEHMAFKGTPRLGTTDYAREKVALAELETAYQAYERARGAVKPDTGEVERLLKVFKEKEEAAQAFVVPNAFDDAVSREGGVGLNAGTSAEATTYYYSLPVNKFELFAYLESERFLHPVFREFYKERDVVMEERRQRTDSQPIGRLVERLLGTAFIAHPYKQPTVGYMSDLQRFTMTDAEAFARQYYVPANMVTAIVGNVKAAEIIPTLERYFGRLPKGDPPAPLRTIEPPQTAEIVITLREQAQPMYLEGYHRPSALHPDDAVYDAIAEILGRGRTSRLYTSLVEKQKVAVQAQVGSGLPGVKYPHLFIAFAVPARGVSNDTVAEALHAELARMVDQDVTDEELARFKTRAKADLIRSLASNSGLADQLVTYQTLTGDWRDIFGYIERTDAVTKADIRRVAGDVFKAPNRTVARLENEAAPAAGGTR